Proteins from a genomic interval of Lelliottia amnigena:
- the fabG_5 gene encoding UcpA, with the protein MNLLNKTVLLTGASGGIGQALARELAQKGARLYLVGRNEKAMTLLQNTLPHPERHNIALMRSYSDEEISALAARFLKDGGLDILINNAGSSCFALFEEQSFDDIREQIRTNIEITALLTRALLDKMNTPGIVLNIGSIFGEIGHPAWSVYSATKAATHRFSEALSRELQGSGITVLYAAPRATETLLNNDHVYALNRKLGNNTDSPVYVAARLARLLEKEQKCYRFGMMERLFVKINAWFPTVVDGSIRQKIACNSGIRQKIGQRRQQMKTLYAILLVTAAPASALADTTLGDLQHDWSVCQYQTLEAKKENCFSTVSQKAHNASQAQKNTNAPLLIWSAIIDSSWAGAKGGLGALSLVKEARSNLEKAIEIDPSALQGSAWTSLGALYYQVPGWPIGFGDKEKADEMLKKALAINPDGIDPNYFYGDYLLKEKKTDEARRYLTKALKAPNRPGREIADSGRRRDIARDLESIQ; encoded by the coding sequence ATGAATCTGCTTAACAAAACCGTTCTGCTCACCGGCGCCAGCGGCGGGATCGGTCAGGCGCTGGCCAGAGAACTGGCGCAAAAAGGGGCGAGACTCTATCTGGTTGGTCGCAATGAAAAAGCAATGACTCTTCTACAGAATACTCTCCCTCACCCGGAGCGCCACAATATCGCGCTGATGCGTAGCTATTCCGACGAAGAGATATCGGCGCTTGCCGCCAGGTTTTTAAAGGACGGTGGGCTGGATATCCTGATCAACAACGCTGGGAGCAGTTGCTTTGCGTTGTTTGAAGAACAATCATTTGATGATATTCGTGAACAGATCCGAACCAATATCGAGATTACAGCCCTACTGACCCGGGCCTTACTCGATAAAATGAATACGCCTGGCATCGTGCTTAATATTGGTTCAATTTTTGGAGAAATAGGCCATCCGGCATGGAGTGTCTATAGTGCGACCAAGGCTGCGACCCACCGTTTTTCCGAAGCCCTTAGCAGGGAATTACAGGGCAGTGGTATTACCGTTCTGTATGCCGCGCCACGCGCAACAGAAACCTTACTGAACAACGACCACGTGTATGCCCTGAACCGGAAACTCGGTAATAACACCGATTCACCAGTGTATGTGGCTGCCCGACTTGCACGCCTTCTTGAAAAAGAACAGAAATGTTATCGCTTTGGCATGATGGAACGTCTTTTCGTCAAGATTAATGCCTGGTTTCCCACCGTCGTCGACGGGAGCATTAGGCAAAAAATTGCCTGTAATTCAGGAATTCGCCAGAAAATCGGTCAGAGGAGACAACAAATGAAAACCCTGTACGCAATCTTGCTTGTTACAGCAGCACCCGCGTCAGCACTGGCGGATACGACACTTGGGGATTTACAACACGACTGGTCTGTCTGTCAGTATCAAACGCTGGAGGCCAAAAAAGAGAACTGCTTCAGTACCGTTAGCCAGAAAGCCCATAATGCCAGTCAGGCACAAAAAAACACTAACGCGCCACTTTTGATTTGGTCAGCCATTATCGACAGTAGCTGGGCTGGGGCGAAAGGCGGTCTGGGTGCGCTAAGCCTTGTTAAAGAAGCCCGCAGCAACCTCGAAAAAGCGATTGAAATTGACCCATCCGCCCTCCAGGGATCTGCCTGGACCAGTCTGGGCGCTCTGTATTATCAGGTTCCCGGCTGGCCAATTGGCTTTGGTGATAAAGAAAAAGCAGACGAGATGTTGAAAAAAGCGCTGGCCATTAACCCGGATGGTATAGACCCTAACTACTTCTACGGTGACTATCTTCTTAAAGAGAAAAAAACAGATGAAGCCAGGCGCTACCTAACCAAAGCACTCAAAGCCCCAAATCGTCCTGGGCGTGAAATCGCTGACAGTGGTCGCCGCCGTGATATTGCGAGAGACCTTGAGAGCATCCAGTAA
- a CDS encoding Heme oxygenase — protein sequence MYIAFLTQAYYHVSHTVPLLMCAGGRLPSTHEAVRGALAEYIDEEYGHQEWILNDIRACGGNPEAVREGMPGLPIEMMIAYLYYRIERVNPMSIFGMVLVLEGTSVAIATAVAAQLENTLALPQQATTYLRSHGELDQGHLQFFASLMDSVTDKSDQDAIIHTARRIYHLYGQMLDQLGESAYESA from the coding sequence ATGTATATCGCATTTTTGACGCAAGCTTATTATCACGTCAGCCATACCGTTCCACTGCTGATGTGTGCTGGCGGTCGGCTTCCTTCAACGCACGAAGCAGTGCGCGGAGCACTGGCCGAATACATTGATGAAGAATATGGGCACCAGGAATGGATCCTCAATGATATTCGAGCATGTGGGGGTAATCCTGAGGCTGTTAGAGAGGGTATGCCGGGCCTGCCCATTGAAATGATGATTGCTTATCTTTACTACCGTATTGAGCGCGTGAACCCGATGAGCATATTTGGCATGGTGCTCGTGCTGGAAGGCACCAGCGTGGCAATTGCAACAGCTGTCGCGGCTCAACTGGAGAATACGCTGGCCCTACCTCAACAGGCAACAACCTACCTGCGCTCTCACGGAGAACTCGATCAGGGGCATCTGCAATTCTTTGCATCCCTCATGGATTCAGTCACTGATAAGAGTGACCAGGACGCCATTATCCACACCGCGCGCCGCATTTATCATCTATATGGGCAGATGCTTGATCAGTTGGGAGAGAGTGCATATGAATCTGCTTAA
- a CDS encoding AMP-dependent synthetase and ligase codes for MFLNVLEQQANDRPELTALQGESGIWNWQRYHEDVITTATRLRSLNIKRLALELDNGPEWAIIDLACLSAGIVIVPVPSFFSETQKEWVRSSASIDAQIGGKSLKGWLSHEFPFGRLQIRKLTAQTALPPDTAKITFTSGTTGEPKGVCLSQSGMFWTAQTLADALNVIRPERHLVSLPLSILLENLCGIYIPLLLGALTVILPSASTGFEGSSQFNPRNFLQALMRWRPQSLVLVPEILRVLLHLHQTVPDSTRSLSFVAVGGGKVPAPLMEMATHTGLPVFEGYGLSECGSVVALNLPGATKKNSVGRPLPGVRVSVDHLQQLSVISPANALGYLGEELQKADVVTGDLATVDEEGFIHILGRLKNVQINAYGRNFSPEWPEAEAMACPAVRRVVIFGDGLRRNVALVDAFEGQQDLAREQLMEVCAHLPDYAQFHRLLFTSEISSPEMITANGRPKRSAIWQSLKENILTCSEEEDA; via the coding sequence ATGTTTCTGAACGTACTTGAGCAGCAGGCTAATGATCGTCCTGAGCTAACGGCCCTGCAGGGCGAGTCCGGCATATGGAACTGGCAGAGATACCATGAGGATGTAATAACGACAGCTACACGACTTCGGTCTCTCAATATTAAGCGACTGGCACTTGAACTCGACAATGGGCCTGAGTGGGCCATTATCGATCTTGCCTGCCTGTCCGCTGGGATTGTGATTGTGCCCGTACCTTCTTTTTTCTCTGAAACACAAAAAGAGTGGGTACGATCTTCAGCATCCATTGACGCGCAAATTGGTGGAAAATCCCTGAAAGGATGGCTTAGCCATGAATTCCCGTTTGGCAGGCTGCAAATCAGAAAGCTAACTGCCCAGACCGCCTTACCGCCGGACACGGCCAAGATTACCTTTACGTCTGGGACGACCGGTGAACCTAAAGGGGTCTGCCTGAGCCAGAGCGGTATGTTCTGGACAGCACAAACGCTGGCTGATGCTCTGAATGTGATCAGACCGGAAAGGCACCTTGTCAGCCTTCCACTCAGCATCCTGCTGGAAAATTTGTGCGGTATCTATATCCCATTACTGCTGGGTGCACTGACGGTGATATTGCCCTCCGCCAGTACAGGTTTTGAAGGTTCCAGCCAGTTTAACCCCAGAAATTTTTTACAGGCTTTGATGAGATGGCGTCCGCAAAGTCTCGTTCTGGTACCAGAAATATTGCGGGTGTTACTCCATCTGCACCAGACGGTTCCAGACAGCACCCGTTCCCTGAGCTTTGTCGCTGTTGGTGGAGGAAAGGTCCCTGCGCCATTAATGGAAATGGCAACACATACAGGTTTACCCGTTTTTGAAGGTTATGGGTTATCAGAATGTGGTTCTGTTGTCGCTCTGAATCTTCCGGGGGCGACAAAAAAGAACAGTGTCGGCAGACCATTGCCCGGCGTAAGGGTCAGTGTTGATCACTTACAGCAACTCAGCGTGATAAGTCCGGCCAATGCCCTGGGGTATCTTGGGGAGGAACTCCAGAAAGCAGACGTGGTCACAGGCGACCTTGCGACGGTTGATGAAGAAGGATTTATTCACATTCTCGGCCGATTGAAAAATGTTCAGATCAACGCATATGGTCGCAATTTTTCACCAGAATGGCCTGAAGCCGAAGCGATGGCATGCCCCGCTGTGCGCCGTGTTGTGATTTTCGGTGACGGTTTGAGACGTAACGTTGCTCTCGTAGATGCTTTTGAAGGACAGCAGGATCTGGCGCGTGAGCAGCTTATGGAGGTTTGCGCGCACTTGCCTGACTACGCCCAATTTCATCGACTGCTGTTCACGTCCGAAATATCTTCTCCCGAAATGATTACCGCTAATGGCCGCCCTAAACGGAGCGCCATCTGGCAGTCCCTAAAAGAAAATATTCTCACCTGCAGTGAGGAGGAAGACGCATGA
- a CDS encoding Thermostable hemolysin, whose amino-acid sequence MRIMPPYTLKWLHGEYEQNEISALIRENYHQVYRASISRCLPWLLGLYDANSELQAASGVQIASHGALYLENYLDNPIETLLTARLMQPVSRNTIVEIGNFAARDGASARIMFAALCQVLTHYHFSWIVFTGTKKIRNTFHRLNLHPLLLMPADPARLGSAASEWGKYYQYDPQIMAGELSGGHSALNHGSLLLKLLTDLPEAPWTHASGEKNVSERT is encoded by the coding sequence ATGCGAATAATGCCCCCTTACACACTTAAATGGCTTCATGGCGAATACGAACAGAATGAAATTTCAGCACTGATTCGCGAAAATTATCATCAGGTTTATCGTGCGTCAATTTCACGTTGTTTGCCATGGCTCTTGGGTCTTTATGATGCAAACAGTGAACTCCAGGCGGCCAGTGGCGTACAGATTGCCTCTCATGGAGCACTCTATCTTGAAAATTATCTCGATAATCCGATTGAGACGTTACTCACTGCACGCCTGATGCAGCCTGTCTCTCGCAATACAATCGTCGAAATTGGTAATTTCGCAGCCCGTGACGGAGCCAGCGCACGCATTATGTTTGCCGCACTTTGCCAGGTGCTCACGCACTACCATTTTTCATGGATTGTCTTTACCGGTACGAAAAAAATCCGCAACACCTTTCATCGCCTGAACCTGCATCCCCTCCTCCTGATGCCTGCTGACCCAGCGCGCCTGGGTAGCGCAGCATCAGAATGGGGAAAATATTATCAATATGATCCTCAAATTATGGCCGGTGAGCTTTCTGGCGGACACTCGGCGCTTAACCATGGCAGCCTGCTGCTGAAGCTGTTGACCGATCTGCCGGAAGCCCCATGGACTCATGCGTCAGGAGAGAAAAATGTTTCTGAACGTACTTGA
- the yodB gene encoding cytochrome b561, with amino-acid sequence MKRNYAKSQIAFHWLVFIAIVIAYAAMELKGFAPKGSPTRATMALVHYTAGLSVLALMVVRVVLKVTRRDPEIIPAPPRWQIVASKAVHGCLYLMFLILPFLGIASLYFGQVEWSFFGITMPIASSLNTDTQYNLKELHELIANAGYFLIGFHALAALFHHYIVRDNTLERMLPLLNRQK; translated from the coding sequence ATGAAAAGAAATTACGCCAAAAGTCAGATAGCTTTTCACTGGCTGGTATTTATAGCTATTGTCATAGCCTATGCTGCAATGGAATTAAAAGGTTTCGCGCCGAAGGGCAGTCCGACTCGTGCGACAATGGCGTTAGTACACTATACAGCTGGCTTAAGCGTGCTGGCGCTGATGGTTGTCAGAGTTGTACTGAAGGTCACACGTCGTGACCCCGAAATTATACCCGCGCCGCCGCGCTGGCAAATTGTGGCTTCAAAAGCAGTTCATGGATGCTTGTATCTGATGTTTCTCATTTTGCCGTTTCTTGGAATCGCATCACTTTACTTTGGTCAGGTAGAGTGGTCATTCTTTGGAATAACGATGCCCATAGCCAGCAGCCTGAATACAGATACACAGTATAATCTTAAAGAGTTGCACGAACTTATCGCCAATGCCGGATATTTTCTTATCGGGTTTCATGCTCTTGCTGCGTTATTTCATCATTACATTGTGCGCGACAACACGCTTGAGAGAATGTTACCCCTGTTAAATCGACAGAAATGA
- the uspF gene encoding universal stress protein F — protein sequence MYNTILVPIDISEDDLTHMVIPYVQAHTALNTAKVHFLTVIPSQPYYSSLGLAYSVEMPKMKEFQHAALSKLDEIVKQFKIPADKIQTHAVTGSPKDQILKLAEMVSADLIIIASHKPDISTYLLGSNAAAVVRHAKCPVLVVR from the coding sequence ATGTACAACACAATTTTGGTTCCAATTGACATTTCCGAGGATGACCTGACACACATGGTCATTCCTTATGTTCAGGCACATACAGCTCTTAACACGGCAAAAGTCCATTTTCTTACTGTTATTCCTTCGCAACCTTATTATTCATCTTTAGGTTTAGCCTACTCAGTAGAAATGCCGAAGATGAAAGAATTCCAGCATGCGGCCTTATCAAAACTGGATGAAATTGTGAAGCAATTCAAAATCCCTGCAGACAAAATACAGACTCATGCCGTAACGGGTTCACCGAAGGATCAAATTCTTAAACTCGCTGAAATGGTAAGTGCTGATTTAATTATAATAGCATCCCATAAACCTGATATATCAACGTATCTGTTAGGTTCAAATGCTGCCGCAGTTGTACGACATGCCAAATGTCCTGTACTGGTCGTTAGATAA
- the dmlR_7 gene encoding LysR family transcriptional regulator yields the protein MDRVTAMEVFSETVKRGSISAAAEHLGLSRAMASRYIALMEEWTGSRLLHRTTRRLSLTVAGEQALLLCQDIRTLTDGLAAMGPGSVPVPKGKLKITSNSIFAEFCLTELLVDFLIAYPEIQVDLQIMDRTVDLAEEGIDLAIRTSSTLAPNLYARNLGYCSSVLCASHAYLDKHGTPASLSDLKHHNCLTYTYFGQSAWRFHKESDIVNLPVTGSISTNEAAILFKATKLGAGVAMLPLYAVEQELAAGRLVALLPEYELDRLSVSAVYLSHKKMPQAQRVLIDYLVEHLRLP from the coding sequence ATGGACAGAGTTACGGCGATGGAAGTGTTTTCGGAAACGGTCAAACGCGGCAGCATCTCAGCGGCGGCGGAACATCTGGGCTTATCGCGGGCTATGGCCTCGCGCTACATAGCCCTGATGGAAGAGTGGACAGGATCGCGCCTGCTTCACCGGACAACGCGCAGGCTCAGCCTGACAGTAGCCGGTGAACAGGCCCTTTTGTTGTGTCAGGACATTCGGACTCTGACGGATGGGCTTGCCGCGATGGGACCCGGCAGTGTTCCTGTGCCCAAGGGCAAACTTAAGATCACCTCCAATTCCATCTTTGCGGAATTTTGCCTTACGGAGCTGCTGGTTGACTTCCTTATTGCTTATCCGGAAATACAGGTTGATCTGCAAATCATGGACAGAACCGTTGACCTGGCCGAGGAAGGTATCGATCTGGCTATCCGCACTTCAAGCACACTTGCTCCTAACCTGTATGCCCGCAACCTCGGGTACTGCTCTTCCGTTTTATGCGCCAGCCACGCGTACCTGGACAAACACGGCACACCAGCCAGCCTGAGCGACCTGAAACATCACAACTGTCTTACCTATACCTACTTCGGCCAGAGCGCGTGGCGGTTCCATAAAGAGAGCGACATTGTCAATCTGCCGGTAACGGGCAGCATCAGTACCAACGAGGCTGCGATCCTTTTTAAGGCGACGAAGTTGGGGGCGGGTGTAGCCATGCTGCCTCTGTATGCCGTAGAGCAGGAGCTCGCGGCGGGAAGACTGGTTGCGCTGCTGCCGGAGTATGAACTCGACAGGTTGTCTGTAAGCGCGGTTTATCTTTCACATAAAAAAATGCCTCAGGCCCAGCGTGTATTAATTGATTATTTGGTTGAGCATCTCAGGCTCCCCTGA
- a CDS encoding protein-disulfide isomerase: protein MHIEKLQYIFDPLCGWCYASAPALHYLARHHGDRLELMPSGLFSDEGARQITAQWAEHAWANDQRITSLTGQPFSESYHQLLLSGTRFDSTYMNRALTAFQHAGAATEAGLLHVLQHARYVEGRDTSRCDVVADISATWAQEHGAEGDADDLTSQFEDDAVLRNQTEQRIARVKRLMHEKGVGGVPLLIATAYGKEHIISGYDLYRGEESISAALAALA from the coding sequence ATGCACATTGAAAAGCTGCAGTACATTTTTGACCCACTTTGCGGCTGGTGCTATGCCAGCGCGCCAGCCCTGCATTATCTTGCCCGACACCACGGCGACCGGCTTGAGCTGATGCCCAGTGGCCTGTTCAGTGATGAGGGGGCGCGGCAGATTACGGCGCAGTGGGCTGAACACGCATGGGCCAACGATCAGCGCATTACATCGCTGACCGGACAGCCGTTCAGCGAGAGCTATCACCAACTTCTGCTGTCCGGTACCCGTTTTGATTCGACCTACATGAACCGCGCGCTGACCGCTTTTCAGCACGCCGGTGCAGCCACAGAGGCGGGCCTGCTCCACGTTCTTCAGCACGCCCGCTACGTTGAGGGTCGCGACACCTCTCGATGCGATGTGGTGGCGGATATCAGCGCCACCTGGGCGCAGGAACACGGTGCTGAGGGTGATGCGGATGATCTGACCAGCCAGTTTGAAGATGATGCCGTGCTGCGCAACCAGACTGAACAGCGCATCGCCCGCGTAAAGCGACTCATGCACGAAAAAGGCGTGGGAGGCGTGCCCCTGTTGATTGCCACGGCGTATGGAAAAGAACATATCATCAGCGGTTACGATCTTTACAGAGGGGAAGAAAGCATCAGCGCAGCGCTGGCCGCACTGGCATAA
- a CDS encoding carboxylesterase type B produces MKYLLGSALIVASSLSFAGAPAPVVDTEAGKVQGYRTEEGIFIYKGIPYAANPFTPERRFQNPQSVQPWRGIKATLSDSPVPQPGRSSAQRLVGHAGDLTLNIWRPDNIEGKLPVMVWIPGGAWIREDATESVYDGSVFAKKGVMVVTVNYRVGVDGFMHFAQRPDNRGIADQIAALKWVQRNIANFGGDPGRVTLFGQSAGAGSVAIHLGNPETKGLYQQAILQSPPMQWISPADASRITRQFTDNLGIPADPEAVARVPFEDLVQNVLKVGEQIKDAAQWGRLSLGGTAFLPVADGKIIIKSPMEDLAMTDSNRVPVIVGSTDSEFRLYLLPGDGIQKITIKDVNTVIDELGLPASALQAYTKNSISAESPGDIYAQIMSDYTFRMPALNIARLLSRNQNTWFYDFSWRSPAYNGRLGAAHFVDVPFTFGTIHTKEAENFVGVNPPQSLSDSINNAWAAFAKYGNPGWPHYSNNDNKTMVFDTTSRIETLKDPQISALWDKFQY; encoded by the coding sequence ATGAAATATTTACTGGGCAGTGCATTGATTGTCGCAAGTTCATTATCTTTTGCTGGTGCGCCTGCTCCTGTTGTCGACACCGAGGCGGGTAAGGTTCAGGGATACCGTACCGAAGAGGGCATCTTCATTTATAAAGGGATCCCCTATGCGGCCAACCCCTTTACCCCGGAACGACGGTTTCAGAACCCTCAGTCCGTGCAGCCCTGGAGGGGTATAAAAGCAACCCTCTCTGACTCGCCCGTGCCGCAACCGGGAAGAAGCTCAGCGCAACGGCTGGTCGGTCATGCCGGCGACCTGACCCTCAACATATGGCGGCCTGACAATATTGAAGGGAAATTGCCCGTCATGGTGTGGATCCCCGGAGGAGCCTGGATCAGGGAAGATGCCACAGAGTCTGTTTATGACGGAAGCGTGTTTGCTAAAAAAGGCGTCATGGTTGTCACAGTAAACTATAGGGTGGGCGTGGATGGCTTTATGCATTTTGCTCAACGTCCAGACAACCGCGGCATTGCAGACCAGATTGCTGCGCTTAAATGGGTTCAACGGAATATTGCAAACTTCGGAGGCGATCCGGGCAGAGTGACACTCTTCGGGCAATCCGCAGGAGCGGGAAGCGTCGCCATCCATTTAGGCAATCCAGAGACGAAAGGGCTTTACCAGCAGGCTATTTTGCAAAGCCCTCCGATGCAATGGATTAGCCCGGCTGATGCAAGCCGAATCACCCGGCAATTTACCGACAATCTGGGGATTCCTGCCGACCCCGAAGCCGTCGCCAGGGTGCCTTTTGAGGATCTGGTTCAGAACGTCCTGAAAGTCGGGGAACAAATCAAAGATGCAGCCCAATGGGGAAGGCTTTCTCTTGGCGGCACGGCATTTTTGCCGGTTGCAGACGGTAAAATCATCATCAAAAGCCCCATGGAAGATCTGGCGATGACGGACAGCAATCGCGTTCCTGTGATTGTGGGCAGCACCGACAGTGAGTTCAGACTCTATTTGCTCCCCGGCGACGGCATACAAAAAATCACTATTAAGGATGTGAACACGGTGATTGATGAGCTGGGTCTCCCTGCTAGTGCTCTGCAGGCTTATACAAAAAACAGTATCAGTGCGGAAAGTCCGGGCGACATTTACGCCCAAATCATGTCGGACTATACGTTCAGGATGCCGGCGCTGAACATAGCTCGTCTGTTGAGCCGCAATCAAAACACGTGGTTTTATGACTTTTCCTGGCGGTCACCAGCCTACAATGGCCGTCTGGGCGCCGCCCATTTTGTGGATGTGCCCTTTACGTTCGGAACGATTCACACAAAAGAAGCGGAAAACTTTGTCGGCGTGAACCCGCCCCAGTCTTTGTCTGACAGTATTAATAATGCCTGGGCCGCCTTTGCTAAATATGGCAATCCGGGGTGGCCGCATTATTCAAACAACGACAATAAGACGATGGTGTTTGATACCACAAGCCGGATAGAAACTCTCAAGGATCCTCAAATTTCGGCACTGTGGGATAAATTCCAATACTGA
- a CDS encoding chromate ion transporter family chromate transporter, whose protein sequence is MSDIARPDHNPWALFLIFLRLGLTSFGGPIAHLGYFHDEFVTRRKWLTERSYADLVALCQFLPGPASSQVGMAIGLFRCGYTGALAAWAGFTLPSAVALILFALGMASDGNVMPLGVLQGLKVVAVAVVAQAVWGMARNLCPDTPRITIMAAVTCFVLLVPSAWGQVGAIVIAAAIGLLLFKPQKRSIHDPLPIAIRRRVGLLWLTLFFVLLTGLPLLTAMFPNQTLSLVSVFYRAGSLVFGGGHVVLPLLQAEVVPTGWVSKDTFLAGYGATQAVPGPLFTFAAFLGASLNHGPSGWFGGLVCLLAIFAPSFLLIVGALPFWEHLRRNTRVQAALLGVNAAVVGLLLAALYQPVWTSAIRTPQDFILALLALVALLFWKLPPWLVVMSSAIGGWLFSVAL, encoded by the coding sequence ATGAGCGATATTGCCAGGCCTGACCACAATCCTTGGGCTCTTTTTCTGATCTTTCTTCGACTGGGTCTGACCTCCTTTGGCGGCCCGATTGCCCATTTGGGCTACTTTCACGATGAGTTTGTGACGCGGCGGAAGTGGTTGACCGAGCGCAGCTATGCAGACTTAGTCGCTCTCTGTCAGTTCCTGCCAGGGCCTGCAAGCAGCCAGGTCGGCATGGCGATCGGGTTGTTCCGATGTGGTTATACGGGAGCGTTAGCTGCATGGGCTGGCTTCACGTTGCCATCAGCAGTGGCGCTGATCCTCTTTGCGCTGGGGATGGCCAGCGACGGGAATGTGATGCCGTTGGGGGTGCTGCAAGGGTTAAAGGTGGTGGCCGTAGCGGTGGTAGCACAAGCTGTATGGGGTATGGCTCGTAATCTCTGCCCGGATACACCGCGTATCACCATCATGGCGGCAGTGACCTGCTTTGTGCTTCTTGTGCCGTCGGCATGGGGGCAGGTGGGGGCTATCGTCATTGCTGCTGCCATTGGTCTATTGCTGTTTAAACCCCAGAAGAGGTCAATACATGACCCACTGCCGATCGCCATACGGCGTCGCGTCGGATTGTTGTGGCTCACATTGTTCTTTGTGCTACTGACAGGGTTGCCATTACTGACGGCGATGTTTCCTAATCAGACTTTATCACTGGTGAGTGTCTTCTACCGGGCCGGTTCACTGGTATTTGGGGGTGGGCATGTCGTACTACCGTTGCTGCAAGCTGAAGTGGTGCCTACCGGCTGGGTAAGCAAAGATACATTTCTGGCCGGCTACGGTGCTACCCAGGCCGTTCCTGGCCCCTTGTTCACCTTTGCGGCGTTTCTCGGCGCTTCACTAAATCATGGACCCTCCGGCTGGTTCGGCGGCCTGGTCTGTCTGCTGGCGATCTTCGCGCCATCCTTCCTGTTGATCGTGGGTGCCTTACCTTTCTGGGAGCATCTGCGCCGCAACACCCGTGTTCAAGCGGCATTATTAGGTGTTAATGCGGCCGTGGTTGGCCTGTTGTTAGCAGCCCTCTATCAACCAGTGTGGACGAGCGCGATTCGCACACCGCAAGACTTCATTCTGGCGCTTTTGGCACTGGTTGCTCTATTGTTCTGGAAGTTACCGCCGTGGCTGGTTGTGATGAGCAGTGCTATTGGGGGCTGGTTGTTCAGTGTAGCCCTGTGA
- the rstA gene encoding winged helix family two component transcriptional regulator yields the protein MNKIVFVEDEPEVGQLIAAYLGKHDMDVVVEPRGDRAEEVVLREKPDLVLLDIMLPGKDGMTVCRDLRAQWDGPIVLLTSLDSDMNHILSLEMGANDYILKTTPPAVLLARLRLHLRQRVAAENQMPSPALTPYKAMRFGTLSIDPVNRQVLLSGTDVALSTADFDLLWELATHAGQIMDRDALLKNLRGVSYDGMDRSVDVAISRLRKKLLDNATEPYRIKTVRNKGYLFAPHAWET from the coding sequence ATGAATAAGATCGTTTTTGTTGAGGATGAACCCGAAGTTGGCCAGCTTATCGCAGCCTACCTCGGAAAACACGATATGGATGTCGTCGTTGAGCCACGCGGTGACCGCGCAGAAGAGGTTGTGCTGCGTGAAAAACCCGATCTGGTCCTGCTGGATATCATGCTGCCCGGAAAAGACGGTATGACCGTGTGTCGCGATTTGCGCGCGCAATGGGATGGCCCTATCGTTTTGCTCACCTCGCTTGATAGCGACATGAACCACATTCTGTCACTGGAAATGGGGGCGAACGATTACATTCTTAAAACCACGCCGCCTGCTGTTCTGCTCGCGCGCCTGCGTCTTCATTTACGCCAGCGTGTCGCCGCAGAAAATCAAATGCCGTCTCCGGCTCTTACACCGTACAAAGCCATGCGCTTCGGCACGCTATCCATTGACCCTGTGAATCGTCAGGTTCTGCTGTCGGGCACGGATGTCGCCCTTTCGACTGCCGATTTCGACCTGCTGTGGGAGCTTGCCACGCATGCCGGTCAGATTATGGATCGCGACGCGCTGCTGAAAAACTTGCGCGGGGTGAGTTACGATGGGATGGATCGCAGCGTTGACGTCGCGATTTCGCGCCTGAGAAAAAAATTGCTGGATAACGCGACCGAACCCTACCGCATCAAAACCGTGCGTAACAAAGGCTATCTTTTCGCTCCGCACGCCTGGGAAACCTGA
- the ydgC gene encoding GlpM family protein has translation MALLLKAVLGALVVVLIGLLAKTKNYYIAGLIPLFPTFALIAHYIVASERGIDALRTTIVFGMWSIIPYFIYLLSLWYFTALMRLPLALGGAVVCWSLSAWVLIFFWSRFH, from the coding sequence ATGGCGCTTTTGTTGAAGGCGGTGCTGGGTGCGCTGGTGGTGGTATTGATAGGTCTATTGGCGAAAACGAAAAATTATTATATTGCTGGCCTGATTCCGTTATTCCCAACGTTTGCGCTGATCGCCCACTATATTGTGGCGTCGGAGCGTGGGATTGACGCGTTGCGCACGACTATCGTGTTTGGCATGTGGTCCATTATTCCCTATTTTATTTATCTGCTGTCGCTGTGGTATTTCACGGCGTTGATGCGTTTACCCCTGGCGCTGGGCGGGGCCGTGGTGTGCTGGAGCCTCAGCGCCTGGGTGTTAATCTTCTTCTGGAGCCGTTTTCACTAA